A region of Dioscorea cayenensis subsp. rotundata cultivar TDr96_F1 chromosome 5, TDr96_F1_v2_PseudoChromosome.rev07_lg8_w22 25.fasta, whole genome shotgun sequence DNA encodes the following proteins:
- the LOC120261360 gene encoding dynamin-related protein 4C-like, giving the protein MEHIETSDCKCNIKGAPLATSYDAQIRPLLDAVDRLRNLKVMQEGIQLPTIVVVGDQSSGKSSVLESLAGISLPRGQGICTRVPLIMRLKRDKSAINPQMQLEYKEKTIQITESGITAAISRATDEIAGSGKAISNAPLTLVVKKTDVPDLTMVDLPGITRVPVKGQPENIYEQISDIIKEYISPKESIILNVLSAAADFTICESIQMSRQVDRNGERTLAVVTKVDMAPVGLHEKVMADDVKIGLGYVCVRNRVGDETYDEARVEESKLFETHPLLSKIDKTIVGVPTLAQKLMRIQAASISKCMPDIVKKINEKLTFNVNELDKMPRNLSTVSDAMRAFMKVLISMKETLKKILILRDYDEYPDNLDMHGVARIVDMLTEYSKELPVNQVMISEGDFLMEEIIVLEEAKAIGLPNFLPESTFKTLLKRKIDGISHFPIEFVKKVWNYIEKVVIKVLLKHSDNYPQLQSSMTRAAENLIEKMTKLSCQSVQRMIDMERVGAYTSNPDYMATWCLLMGKQDHFMDLLDNCYKGSILDFDRFGKVNVVHLRQQQKEIAEKAFDLRMRMIAYWRSVVLRLVDGPALHILYSIQKLVEVEMDEEILNEIAGDSGKGLEKMLEESPSVARKRDRLRKSVELLEESKQVVATIIDRIALLDD; this is encoded by the coding sequence ATGGAGCACATAGAAACATCAGACTGCAAGTGCAACATCAAAGGTGCACCACTAGCAACTTCATACGATGCCCAGATACGTCCACTGCTCGATGCCGTTGACAGGCTCCGGAACCTCAAAGTCATGCAAGAGGGCATACAACTCCCAACCATCGTCGTTGTCGGCGATCAATCCAGCGGCAAATCAAGTGTTCTTGAGTCTCTGGCAGGAATCAGTCTGCCCAGAGGCCAAGGCATTTGCACTCGCGTCCCTCTCATCATGCGCCTGAAGCGTGACAAGTCTGCAATCAACCCTCAAATGCAACTCGAGTACAAAGAGAAGACCATCCAGATAACTGAGTCCGGCATCACAGCCGCCATTAGCAGGGCCACTGACGAGATTGCTGGGAGTGGTAAGGCTATCTCTAACGCACCACTTACTTTGGTTGTCAAGAAGACAGATGTTCCTGATCTCACAATGGTGGACTTGCCTGGGATAACTCGAGTTCCAGTGAAAGGCCAGCCGGAGAATATATATGAACAGATCTCTGACATCATCAAGGAGTATATTTCACCTAAGGAGAGCATCATACTGAATGTTCTCTCAGCTGCTGCTGATTTTACCATTTGTGAATCGATTCAGATGTCTCGCCAGGTTGACCGGAATGGTGAGAGAACACTGGCTGTGGTCACCAAAGTTGATATGGCTCCTGTGGGTCTGCATGAGAAAGTTATGGCTGATGATGTGAAGATTGGGCTTGGATATGTGTGTGTCAGGAACCGTGTTGGTGATGAGACTTATGATGAAGCTCGAGTCGAGGAGAGCAAGTTGTTTGAAACTCATCCTTTGCTGTCAAAGATTGATAAGACTATTGTTGGGGTTCCTACGCTTGCTCAGAAGTTGATGAGGATTCAGGCTGCTAGTATTTCCAAATGCATGCCTGACATTGTGAAGAAGATCAATGAGAAGCTGACTTTCAATGTTAATGAACTGGATAAAATGCCGAGGAACTTGTCTACTGTGTCCGATGCTATGAGGGCTTTCATGAAGGTCTTGATCTCTATGAAGGAAACACTGAAGAAGATACTTATACTAAGGGACTATGATGAGTATCCTGATAACTTGGACATGCATGGAGTTGCTAGGATTGTGGACATGCTGACTGAATACTCTAAGGAACTTCCAGTGAATCAAGTTATGATCAGTGAAGGTGACTTCTTGATGGAGGAGATTATAGTTCTTGAAGAAGCAAAGGCGATCGGTCTTCCTAACTTCTTGCCTGAGTCCACATTCAAGACActgctgaaaagaaaaattgatgGAATTTCTCATTTTCCAATTGAGTTTGTAAAGAAGGTTTGGAATTATATAGAAAAAGTGGTGATTAAGGTGCTTCTAAAGCACTCTGATAATTATCCACAGCTTCAGTCTTCCATGACAAGGGCTGCTGAAAACCTGATTGAGAAGATGACAAAACTGTCCTGCCAAAGTGTTCAACGGATGATTGATATGGAAAGAGTTGGTGCCTATACTTCCAATCCGGACTACATGGCGACCTGGTGTTTACTGATGGGAAAGCAAGACCATTTCATGGATCTGCTTGATAATTGTTATAAGGGCTCCATACTCGATTTTGATAGGTTTGGCAAGGTTAATGTTGTTCATCTCCGGCAGCAACAGAAAGAGATTGCAGAGAAAGCTTTTGACCTGAGAATGAGGATGATTGCATACTGGAGGAGTGTCGTACTAAGACTGGTTGATGGACCGGCATTGCACATTCTTTACAGTATTCAGAAATTGGTGGAAGTTGAGATGGATGAAGAAATACTCAATGAGATTGCTGGGGATAGTGGGAAAGGTCTGGAGAAGATGCTGGAGGAATCACCATCAGTTGCAAGGAAGCGTGATAGGCTTCGCAAGAGCGTTGAATTACTTGAGGAATCCAAGCAGGTTGTTGCCACTATTATAGATCGCATTGCACTTCTTGATGATTAA